From a single Streptomyces liliifuscus genomic region:
- a CDS encoding ABC transporter permease, protein MRAPETDHDTGTDPGDEGAGTDSGADPGAGSGSEAAKAPPAVKSRASRVTWQKLTLLPAVLTVVLLTTWLWFRQADLDPLSENALSGGQVWKALRQQIELTVISTFFVLIIAIPLGILLTRKAFRRATPAAMAVANMGQATPAIGLLALLVIWLGIGQKAALIGIIAYAVLPVLSNTIAGLKANDPTLLEAARGIGMSPMGVLARVELPLAVPLILAGVRTALVLNVGTATLATFGGGGGLGVLITTGITNQRMPVLVLGSILTVALALLVDWLASLAELLLSPLGLEAGT, encoded by the coding sequence GTGAGGGCCCCGGAGACCGACCACGACACCGGGACGGACCCGGGCGACGAGGGCGCCGGGACGGACTCCGGGGCGGATCCCGGGGCGGGCTCCGGGTCCGAGGCGGCGAAGGCTCCCCCGGCCGTCAAGTCCCGTGCCTCCCGGGTGACCTGGCAGAAGCTGACCCTGCTGCCGGCCGTGCTCACCGTGGTGCTGCTCACCACCTGGCTCTGGTTCCGGCAGGCGGACCTGGACCCGCTCTCGGAGAACGCGCTCTCCGGCGGCCAGGTGTGGAAGGCACTGCGGCAGCAGATCGAACTGACGGTGATCTCCACGTTCTTCGTGCTGATCATCGCGATCCCGCTGGGCATCCTGCTGACCCGCAAGGCGTTCCGCAGGGCGACCCCGGCCGCGATGGCCGTCGCCAACATGGGGCAGGCGACCCCCGCCATCGGTCTGCTGGCGCTGCTCGTGATCTGGCTGGGCATCGGCCAGAAGGCGGCGCTGATCGGCATCATCGCGTACGCCGTCCTGCCGGTCCTGTCGAACACGATCGCCGGGCTCAAGGCGAACGACCCAACGCTCTTGGAGGCCGCCCGGGGCATCGGCATGTCGCCCATGGGCGTACTGGCCCGGGTCGAACTGCCCCTGGCCGTACCGCTGATCCTCGCCGGTGTCCGTACCGCTCTCGTCCTGAACGTGGGCACGGCGACCCTTGCCACCTTCGGCGGGGGCGGCGGTCTCGGCGTGCTGATCACGACCGGGATCACCAACCAGCGGATGCCGGTGCTGGTGCTCGGCTCGATCCTGACCGTGGCCCTCGCGCTGCTGGTCGATTGGCTGGCCTCGCTGGCCGAACTGCTGCTCAGCCCACTCGGGTTGGAGGCGGGGACATGA
- a CDS encoding betaine/proline/choline family ABC transporter ATP-binding protein (Members of the family are the ATP-binding subunit of ABC transporters for substrates such as betaine, L-proline or other amino acids, choline, carnitine, etc. The substrate specificity is best determined from the substrate-binding subunit, rather than this subunit, as it interacts with the permease subunit and not with substrate directly.), translated as MPEPTATTATTTSAAATTGANATTGATIELENLTKRYPGSPDPAVDSVNMEINAGELVVFVGPSGCGKSTTLKMINRLIEPTGGRIRIGGEDVTHMDPVKLRRKIGYAIQASGLFPHMTVAQNIALVPRMVGWPKARITSRVEEMLDLVGLDPGEFHGRYPRQLSGGQQQRVGVARALAADPPVLLMDEPFGAVDPITRDHLQDELIRLQHELHKTIVFVTHDFDEAIKLGDRIAVLRERSHIAQFDTPEAILTNPADDFVSGFVGAGAALKRLNLSRVRDVEITDYPTVTVDDPLQEIFNRLRSSGTNEILLLDRRGRPYKWLRRGDLMRAKGSLARAGTLVHDTVTRDATLRDALEAVLIDNAGRVVVTGRRGEYTGVVDMETLMNSVHELLEADRLDAMEHQHELEETRAEQTHHEQEGTAGAGGEAKA; from the coding sequence GTGCCTGAGCCGACCGCGACCACCGCGACCACCACGTCTGCCGCTGCGACCACCGGCGCGAACGCCACCACCGGCGCCACGATCGAGCTGGAGAACCTCACCAAGCGCTACCCGGGGAGCCCCGACCCCGCCGTCGACAGCGTCAACATGGAGATCAACGCGGGTGAACTCGTCGTCTTCGTCGGCCCCTCGGGGTGCGGGAAGTCCACCACCCTGAAGATGATCAACCGCCTGATCGAGCCGACGGGCGGGCGGATCAGGATCGGTGGCGAGGACGTCACCCACATGGACCCCGTGAAGCTGCGCCGCAAGATCGGGTACGCGATCCAGGCCTCGGGGCTCTTCCCGCACATGACGGTCGCCCAGAACATCGCCCTCGTGCCGAGGATGGTGGGGTGGCCGAAGGCGCGGATCACCTCGCGGGTCGAGGAGATGCTGGATCTGGTCGGTCTCGACCCGGGCGAGTTCCACGGGCGCTATCCGCGGCAGCTGTCCGGCGGGCAGCAGCAACGGGTCGGTGTGGCACGGGCGTTGGCCGCCGATCCGCCCGTACTGCTGATGGACGAGCCCTTCGGGGCCGTGGACCCCATCACCCGTGACCACCTCCAGGACGAGCTGATCCGGCTGCAGCACGAGCTGCACAAGACGATCGTCTTCGTCACCCACGACTTCGACGAGGCGATCAAGCTGGGCGACCGGATCGCCGTGCTGCGGGAGCGGTCGCACATCGCCCAGTTCGACACCCCGGAGGCCATCCTCACCAACCCCGCGGACGACTTCGTGTCCGGGTTCGTGGGCGCCGGGGCCGCGCTGAAGCGGCTCAATCTGTCGCGCGTACGGGATGTGGAGATCACTGACTATCCGACGGTGACCGTCGACGATCCGCTGCAGGAGATCTTCAACAGGCTGAGGTCGAGCGGTACGAACGAGATCCTGCTGCTCGACCGGCGTGGGCGGCCCTACAAGTGGCTGCGGCGCGGGGACCTGATGCGGGCCAAGGGCTCGCTGGCCCGGGCGGGCACGCTGGTGCACGACACGGTGACCCGGGACGCGACGCTGCGGGACGCGCTGGAGGCCGTGCTCATCGACAACGCGGGGCGGGTCGTGGTGACGGGGCGGCGCGGGGAGTACACCGGCGTCGTGGACATGGAGACGCTGATGAACTCCGTGCACGAACTGCTGGAGGCCGACCGGCTCGACGCGATGGAGCACCAGCACGAACTGGAGGAGACGCGAGCCGAGCAGACCCACCACGAGCAGGAGGGCACCGCCGGTGCCGGCGGGGAGGCGAAGGCGTGA
- a CDS encoding ABC transporter permease yields MSFWEYLGSRHQQLLADAYQHASAVFQCMVVATVIGVVVGVVTYRSEWAGSLATTTTATLLTIPSLAMIGLLIPIVGLGVPPTVIALTLYGLLPIVRNSIVGLRGVDPSLVDAATGIGMSRLARLLRVELPLAWPPILTGIRVSTQMLMGIAAIAAYASGPGLGNEIFRGIASLGSKNALNQVLAGTLGIIVLALLFDAAYVLIGRLTIPRGIRA; encoded by the coding sequence GTGAGCTTCTGGGAGTACCTGGGCAGTCGCCATCAGCAGCTCCTCGCCGACGCCTACCAGCACGCCAGCGCCGTCTTCCAGTGCATGGTCGTCGCCACGGTGATCGGTGTGGTGGTCGGTGTCGTCACCTATCGGAGCGAGTGGGCCGGGAGCCTGGCCACGACCACGACGGCGACCCTGCTGACCATCCCCTCGCTCGCCATGATCGGTCTGCTCATCCCGATCGTGGGGCTGGGGGTTCCGCCCACGGTGATCGCGCTGACCCTGTACGGGCTGCTGCCGATCGTGCGCAACTCGATCGTGGGGCTGCGCGGGGTCGACCCCTCGCTCGTCGACGCGGCCACCGGCATCGGGATGTCACGGCTCGCCCGGCTCCTGCGGGTCGAACTGCCGCTCGCCTGGCCGCCGATCCTGACCGGGATCCGGGTCTCCACCCAGATGCTGATGGGGATCGCCGCCATCGCCGCCTATGCCTCGGGGCCGGGTCTCGGCAACGAGATCTTCCGCGGCATCGCCTCCCTGGGCAGCAAGAACGCGCTCAACCAGGTGCTCGCGGGCACGCTCGGGATCATCGTCCTGGCCCTGCTGTTCGACGCCGCGTACGTCCTCATCGGGCGGCTGACCATTCCCAGGGGGATCCGTGCCTGA
- a CDS encoding Lrp/AsnC family transcriptional regulator, whose protein sequence is MAIDHLDGRLLVLLAREPRIGVLEMSRRLGVARGTVQARLDRLQSNGVIRGFGPQVDPAALGYPVTAFATLQIRQGQGTDVRAHLATVPEVLELHTTTGGGDMLCRLVARSNADLQRVIDRVVGFDGIVRASTAIVMENPVPLRIIPLVEQAAEDDD, encoded by the coding sequence ATGGCGATCGATCATCTGGACGGGCGGCTGCTGGTGCTGCTCGCGCGGGAGCCGCGGATCGGTGTGCTGGAGATGTCCCGGCGGCTCGGGGTCGCGCGCGGGACCGTGCAGGCGCGGCTCGACCGGCTTCAGTCGAATGGAGTCATCCGGGGGTTCGGGCCGCAGGTGGATCCCGCGGCCCTCGGCTATCCCGTCACCGCCTTCGCGACGCTGCAGATCCGCCAGGGCCAAGGCACGGACGTACGGGCGCACTTGGCGACCGTGCCCGAGGTGCTGGAGCTGCACACGACGACGGGCGGCGGGGACATGCTGTGCCGGCTCGTGGCGCGGTCCAACGCCGATCTTCAGCGGGTGATCGACCGGGTTGTCGGTTTTGATGGCATCGTCCGGGCCTCCACGGCGATCGTCATGGAGAACCCCGTGCCGCTGCGGATCATCCCGCTGGTGGAGCAGGCCGCGGAGGACGACGACTGA
- the hppD gene encoding 4-hydroxyphenylpyruvate dioxygenase: MAAISANTHTTPDTARQADPFPVKGMDAVVFAVGNAKQAAHYYSTAFGMKLVAYSGPENGSRETASYVLENGSARFVLTSVIKAATPWGRFLTEHVAEHGDGVVDLAIEVPDARAAFAYAVEHGARPVTEPYELKDEHGTVVLAAIATYGKTRHTLVERTGYDGPYLPGFTAADPIVEPPAHRTFQAIDHCVGNVELGRMNEWVAFYNKVMGFTNMKEFVGDDIATEYSALMSKVVADGTLKVKFPINEPAIAKKKSQIDEYLEFYGGAGVQHIALNTNDIVETVRTMRAAGVRFLDTPDSYYDTLGEWVGDTRVPVDTLRELKILADRDEDGYLLQIFTKPVQDRPTVFFEIIERHGSMGFGKGNFKALFQAIEREQEKRGNL, encoded by the coding sequence ATGGCAGCTATCTCTGCGAACACCCACACCACCCCCGACACCGCGCGGCAGGCAGACCCCTTCCCGGTCAAGGGAATGGACGCGGTCGTCTTCGCCGTGGGCAACGCCAAGCAGGCGGCGCACTACTACTCCACCGCCTTCGGCATGAAGCTGGTCGCCTACTCCGGACCGGAGAACGGCAGCCGCGAGACCGCGAGCTACGTCCTGGAGAACGGCTCCGCCCGCTTCGTCCTCACCTCCGTCATCAAGGCCGCCACCCCCTGGGGCCGCTTCCTCACCGAGCACGTGGCGGAGCACGGTGACGGCGTGGTCGACCTCGCCATCGAGGTCCCGGACGCCCGCGCCGCGTTCGCCTACGCCGTCGAGCACGGCGCCCGCCCCGTCACCGAGCCCTACGAGCTGAAGGACGAGCACGGCACGGTCGTACTCGCCGCCATCGCCACGTACGGAAAGACCCGCCACACCCTGGTCGAGCGCACGGGCTACGACGGCCCCTACCTTCCCGGGTTCACGGCCGCGGACCCGATCGTCGAGCCGCCCGCCCATCGCACCTTCCAGGCCATCGACCACTGCGTCGGCAACGTGGAACTCGGCCGTATGAACGAGTGGGTCGCCTTCTACAACAAGGTCATGGGCTTCACGAACATGAAGGAGTTCGTGGGCGACGACATCGCCACCGAGTACAGCGCCCTGATGTCGAAGGTCGTCGCCGACGGCACGCTCAAGGTCAAGTTCCCGATCAACGAGCCCGCCATCGCCAAGAAGAAGTCCCAGATCGACGAGTACCTGGAGTTCTACGGCGGCGCCGGCGTCCAGCACATCGCGCTCAACACGAACGACATCGTGGAGACCGTACGGACCATGCGCGCGGCGGGCGTCCGGTTCCTCGACACCCCGGACTCCTACTACGACACCCTCGGCGAATGGGTCGGCGACACCCGCGTCCCCGTCGACACCCTGCGCGAACTGAAGATCCTGGCCGACCGCGACGAGGACGGCTACCTGCTCCAGATCTTCACCAAGCCGGTCCAGGACCGCCCGACCGTCTTCTTCGAGATCATCGAACGCCATGGCTCGATGGGCTTCGGCAAGGGCAACTTCAAGGCCCTCTTCCAGGCGATCGAACGGGAGCAGGAGAAGCGCGGCAACCTGTAG
- a CDS encoding tetratricopeptide repeat protein translates to MESGMGKELASGSAGGPAGDPVGGPADGPGGRSAKRWTLVGVVVGSAVVGCAVLGGVLTAAPPERGGPPPAPGPVARAETAVGAGAPASLPDLVALIGDREAHLRAHPGDVRSWAVLGAAYTERGERTGDARFYPKAEKALRTSLRAKPRKNVEALDGLAALANARHDFRAARKWGEASVAASPKRWTAYPALIDAYRGLGEFKAADKALARLVRLPKGAAAPRARVLARAALVHRDQGQREDAAAALSDAVALASAPAERADCLAGAGELAWERGEPTESLRAFEAAVRADPDGHSALAGQGRALAALGRTPEAVRAYRAASEKRALPQYAWELGELYESLGLGDEARAQYDVVRQRVREGAAGGVNSDLVAGLFEADHGDPEAAVRLLREEWERHPSAAVADALGWALHRAGQHEDALVFATKATDKQHVGAVRSAPYAYHRGMIERRLKMEGPARRHLEEALRISPYFSPLGVPAAKEALGALGQV, encoded by the coding sequence ATGGAGAGCGGCATGGGAAAAGAGCTGGCCTCGGGTTCGGCGGGCGGTCCGGCGGGCGATCCGGTCGGTGGCCCGGCGGATGGCCCAGGGGGCCGTTCGGCCAAGAGGTGGACGCTCGTCGGTGTCGTCGTGGGGTCTGCCGTCGTGGGGTGTGCCGTGCTGGGCGGTGTGCTGACGGCGGCGCCCCCCGAGCGCGGCGGGCCGCCGCCCGCGCCCGGTCCGGTGGCTCGGGCCGAGACCGCCGTCGGGGCCGGGGCGCCCGCCTCGCTGCCCGATCTGGTCGCGCTGATCGGGGACCGCGAGGCGCATCTGCGGGCCCATCCGGGTGATGTGCGGTCGTGGGCGGTGCTCGGCGCGGCGTACACGGAGCGGGGTGAGCGGACCGGCGACGCGCGGTTCTACCCGAAGGCCGAGAAGGCGCTGCGTACGTCGTTGCGGGCGAAGCCGAGGAAGAACGTGGAGGCGCTCGACGGACTGGCCGCGCTCGCCAATGCCCGGCACGACTTCCGGGCGGCGCGGAAGTGGGGCGAGGCCTCGGTGGCGGCCTCGCCGAAGCGGTGGACGGCCTATCCGGCGCTGATCGACGCGTACCGGGGGCTCGGGGAGTTCAAGGCCGCGGACAAGGCGCTGGCCAGGCTCGTCCGGCTGCCGAAGGGGGCGGCGGCGCCGAGGGCACGGGTGCTGGCGCGGGCCGCCCTCGTGCACCGGGACCAGGGGCAGCGCGAGGATGCCGCCGCCGCGCTCTCCGACGCGGTGGCGCTCGCCTCGGCTCCGGCCGAGCGGGCGGACTGTCTCGCCGGGGCCGGGGAGCTGGCCTGGGAGCGCGGGGAGCCCACCGAGTCGCTGCGCGCCTTCGAGGCCGCGGTGCGGGCCGATCCCGACGGGCACTCCGCGCTCGCGGGGCAGGGCCGGGCGCTGGCCGCGCTGGGCCGGACCCCGGAGGCCGTGCGCGCGTACCGGGCCGCGTCGGAGAAGCGGGCGCTGCCTCAGTACGCGTGGGAGCTGGGCGAGTTGTACGAGTCGCTGGGGCTGGGCGACGAGGCGCGCGCCCAGTACGACGTGGTGCGGCAGCGGGTGCGGGAGGGCGCCGCCGGTGGGGTGAACTCCGACCTCGTGGCGGGTCTCTTCGAGGCGGACCACGGTGACCCGGAGGCCGCCGTGCGGCTGCTGCGGGAGGAGTGGGAGCGGCATCCCTCCGCGGCGGTCGCGGATGCACTGGGGTGGGCGCTGCATCGCGCCGGGCAGCACGAGGACGCGCTCGTCTTCGCCACGAAGGCCACGGACAAGCAGCACGTGGGCGCGGTCCGCAGCGCGCCCTACGCGTACCACCGGGGCATGATCGAGCGGCGGTTGAAGATGGAGGGACCCGCGCGCCGCCATCTTGAGGAGGCGCTGCGGATCAGTCCGTACTTCTCGCCGCTGGGCGTTCCGGCGGCGAAGGAGGCGTTGGGGGCACTGGGTCAGGTGTGA
- a CDS encoding FAD-binding oxidoreductase, with translation MIMSRIEARPDEDTVAVGSLVDRLLAGLPAEAVLTDPDVTVSYANDMASFCEAGTPAVVVLPRTVEQVQHVMRVATELRVPVVPQGARTGLSGAANASEGCIVLSLVRMDRILEISPVDRIAVVEPGVVNATLSRAVNEHGLYYPPDPSSWEMCTIGGNIGTASGGLCCVKYGVTAEYVLGLDVVLADGRLMSTGRRTAKGVAGYDLTRLFVGSEGSLGIVVRATLALRPQPPQQLVLAAEFASAAAACDAVCRIMEGGHVPSLLELMDRTTVKAVNDMANMGLPESTEALLLAAFDTLDPAADLTAVGALCEAAGATQVVPADDAAESELLLQARRLSLTGLEAVKGTTMIDDVCVPRSKLAEMLEGVDRIAEKYQLTIGVVAHAGDGNTHPTVCFDAGDPDESRRARESFDEIMALGLELGGTITGEHGVGVLKKEWLAREIGPVGVEMQRAIKTAFDPLGILNPGKLF, from the coding sequence GTGATCATGAGCCGTATCGAAGCCCGACCCGATGAAGACACCGTGGCGGTGGGCAGCCTCGTCGACCGTCTCCTCGCGGGCCTGCCGGCCGAGGCGGTCCTCACCGACCCGGACGTCACGGTCTCGTACGCCAACGACATGGCCAGCTTCTGCGAGGCCGGCACCCCCGCCGTCGTGGTGCTGCCGCGCACCGTCGAGCAGGTCCAGCACGTCATGCGCGTCGCCACCGAACTGCGTGTCCCGGTGGTCCCGCAGGGCGCCCGTACGGGCCTGTCGGGCGCCGCCAACGCCTCCGAGGGCTGCATCGTGCTGTCCCTCGTCAGGATGGACCGCATCCTGGAGATCAGCCCGGTCGACCGGATCGCGGTCGTAGAGCCGGGCGTCGTCAACGCCACGCTCTCCCGCGCCGTCAACGAACACGGCCTCTACTACCCGCCGGACCCCTCCAGCTGGGAGATGTGCACCATCGGCGGCAACATCGGCACGGCGTCCGGCGGCCTGTGCTGTGTGAAGTACGGGGTGACGGCCGAGTACGTCCTCGGCCTGGACGTGGTCCTCGCCGACGGACGCCTGATGTCCACCGGCCGCCGTACGGCGAAGGGCGTCGCCGGATACGACCTGACCCGCCTCTTCGTCGGTTCGGAGGGCTCGCTCGGCATCGTCGTACGGGCCACTCTCGCCCTCAGGCCGCAGCCGCCCCAACAGCTGGTGCTGGCCGCCGAGTTCGCCTCCGCCGCGGCCGCCTGCGACGCGGTCTGCCGGATCATGGAGGGCGGCCATGTGCCGTCCCTCCTCGAACTGATGGACCGTACGACGGTGAAGGCCGTCAACGACATGGCGAACATGGGCCTTCCGGAGTCCACCGAGGCCCTGCTCCTCGCCGCCTTCGACACCCTCGACCCGGCCGCCGACCTGACGGCCGTGGGCGCGCTCTGCGAGGCGGCCGGCGCCACCCAGGTCGTACCGGCGGACGACGCGGCCGAGTCCGAACTGCTGCTCCAGGCCCGCCGGTTGTCCCTCACCGGCCTCGAAGCGGTCAAGGGCACGACGATGATCGACGACGTGTGCGTACCGCGCTCGAAGCTCGCTGAGATGCTCGAAGGGGTCGACCGGATCGCCGAGAAGTACCAGCTGACCATCGGCGTCGTCGCACACGCCGGTGACGGCAACACCCACCCGACCGTCTGCTTCGACGCGGGCGACCCCGACGAGTCCCGGCGCGCCCGCGAGTCCTTCGACGAGATCATGGCCCTCGGCCTGGAACTCGGCGGGACGATCACCGGCGAGCACGGCGTGGGCGTCCTCAAGAAGGAATGGCTGGCGCGCGAGATCGGCCCGGTGGGCGTGGAGATGCAGCGGGCGATCAAGACGGCGTTCGACCCGCTGGGGATCCTCAACCCCGGCAAGCTCTTCTGA
- a CDS encoding SsgA family sporulation/cell division regulator encodes MNTVVERELELKLVLSPERSIPVPARLSYRTDDPYAVHIAFHIGSDHPVNWTFARELLVEGVFRPCGHGDVRVWPTKVAGRSVVLMALSSPDGDALLEAPAAQVSAWLERTLRAVPPGSEAEQLGIDDGLAELLAPTPADDLWLRDPWPSDESKDGE; translated from the coding sequence ATGAACACCGTGGTGGAGCGCGAGCTCGAACTGAAACTGGTCCTGTCCCCCGAGCGCAGCATCCCGGTCCCGGCCCGGCTGAGCTACCGCACCGACGATCCGTACGCCGTCCACATCGCCTTCCACATCGGCTCCGACCACCCCGTGAACTGGACGTTCGCGCGCGAGCTGCTCGTGGAGGGGGTGTTCAGGCCGTGCGGGCACGGGGATGTGCGGGTGTGGCCGACGAAGGTCGCCGGGCGGAGCGTGGTCCTGATGGCGCTGAGTTCGCCCGACGGGGACGCCCTGCTCGAAGCGCCCGCCGCGCAGGTGTCGGCCTGGCTGGAGCGCACCCTGCGGGCGGTGCCCCCGGGCTCCGAGGCCGAGCAGCTCGGTATCGACGACGGCCTCGCCGAGCTGCTCGCGCCCACCCCGGCCGACGATCTCTGGCTGCGCGACCCCTGGCCCTCGGACGAGTCCAAGGACGGGGAGTGA
- a CDS encoding RDD family protein, translating to MSAPTPAPGDDRPREGYYPDPSIPGYVRYWNGAAWVPGTSRPAPSGGEPLSSPADERSVPASTEETGPHFFDEDPPAANPSPADAQHGSRPEPATAWGADRSRQTGFGGDPDRRIRWGKPDPRVPAEQQAESAGPSLPSQPDGRSDHTDGMATFQSYESQADSGSGAESDGGSGALKPPGSGGSVVFRRPTGPVQPTGAAGSAGSEGAGASDRAAGPAGGAGAAGAMGAGRAHVSGADRSGAVPGSREPLASEGTMTFRAVPRGGQQRGSGASAAQSSAAAQAAAAQAQAAPQGPAAAFPAAPATPQRSAAPQSAPERSTPGTPAQSGSGAPMAAGAGGGQPSWAQQVHRLAGPEADQPVVPWKPVREDPFQAVARSQANARPAGLGKRLAARLVDTVVLAAVTGAAAVPLGTRALDHVNEKIDAAKLSGETVTVWLLDGTTAVYLGIILAVLLLFGVLYEALPTAKWGRTLGKKLCGLQVRDIEGGDPPSFGLALRRWLVYSVPGLLAIGVVGVLWGAFDRPWRQCWHDKAAHTFVAG from the coding sequence ATGAGCGCCCCAACCCCGGCCCCAGGCGACGACAGGCCCCGCGAAGGGTATTACCCGGACCCCTCCATTCCCGGATATGTCCGGTACTGGAACGGTGCCGCGTGGGTGCCGGGCACCAGCCGGCCGGCGCCGTCCGGCGGCGAGCCGCTGTCGTCGCCCGCGGACGAACGGTCCGTGCCCGCCTCCACGGAGGAGACGGGGCCGCACTTCTTCGACGAGGACCCGCCGGCCGCGAACCCGTCGCCCGCCGACGCCCAGCACGGCAGCCGGCCCGAGCCCGCGACCGCGTGGGGCGCCGACCGCTCACGGCAGACCGGCTTCGGCGGCGACCCGGACCGCCGGATCCGCTGGGGCAAGCCCGATCCGCGCGTACCCGCCGAGCAGCAGGCCGAGTCCGCCGGGCCCTCCCTGCCGTCCCAGCCCGACGGCAGGTCGGACCACACGGACGGCATGGCCACGTTCCAGTCGTACGAGTCCCAGGCCGATTCCGGTTCCGGTGCCGAGTCCGACGGGGGCTCGGGGGCCCTCAAGCCGCCGGGCTCCGGCGGTTCGGTGGTGTTCCGCAGGCCGACCGGACCGGTGCAGCCCACCGGAGCGGCGGGCTCCGCGGGTTCCGAAGGCGCCGGGGCCTCGGACAGGGCCGCCGGGCCGGCCGGGGGAGCGGGCGCGGCGGGAGCCATGGGCGCCGGACGCGCGCATGTCTCGGGCGCCGACCGTTCGGGCGCTGTCCCCGGCTCCCGTGAACCCCTCGCCTCCGAGGGCACGATGACGTTCAGGGCCGTACCGCGCGGGGGACAGCAGCGCGGGTCGGGGGCCTCCGCCGCCCAGTCCTCGGCGGCGGCCCAGGCAGCCGCGGCCCAGGCCCAGGCCGCCCCCCAGGGCCCCGCAGCCGCCTTCCCGGCGGCCCCCGCGACCCCGCAGCGGTCCGCCGCGCCGCAGTCCGCCCCTGAGCGGTCCACCCCCGGCACCCCTGCGCAGTCCGGCTCCGGCGCGCCCATGGCCGCGGGTGCCGGCGGCGGGCAGCCCTCCTGGGCCCAGCAGGTGCACCGCCTGGCCGGGCCGGAGGCCGACCAGCCCGTCGTGCCGTGGAAGCCGGTGCGGGAGGACCCGTTCCAGGCGGTGGCCCGCTCGCAGGCGAACGCGCGCCCGGCGGGACTCGGCAAGCGTCTGGCGGCCAGGCTCGTGGACACGGTGGTGCTGGCCGCGGTCACCGGCGCGGCCGCCGTTCCGCTGGGCACCAGGGCCCTGGACCACGTCAACGAGAAGATCGACGCGGCCAAGCTGTCGGGTGAGACCGTCACGGTCTGGCTCCTTGACGGCACCACCGCGGTCTACCTCGGCATCATCCTCGCCGTACTTCTCCTCTTCGGTGTCCTCTACGAGGCGCTGCCCACCGCCAAGTGGGGCCGCACCCTCGGCAAGAAGCTCTGCGGCCTCCAGGTGCGGGACATCGAGGGCGGCGACCCGCCGTCGTTCGGTCTGGCGCTGCGCCGCTGGCTCGTCTACAGCGTTCCGGGGCTTCTCGCCATCGGTGTCGTGGGTGTCCTGTGGGGCGCGTTCGACCGCCCGTGGCGCCAGTGCTGGCACGACAAGGCGGCCCACACGTTCGTCGCGGGCTGA
- a CDS encoding RDD family protein, with the protein MTTEPPPPPDDDPFKKKPSDEGSSGGQPPPGEGPPFDPTRGNEPPPGTGSPYGATPPPPPYGGGDPYGSGGGDPYGGGPYGNDPLAGMPPLADSGKRTLARIIDMILVVIVVWLVTWAFNVNEYDVDTDKIDYGRSFGQSLIAAVLYVGYDTVMTARAGQTLGKKWLHLRVANLDNGSTPSVQTSLVRALVLWLPFAFCCACIWTAIAGGWSFFDKPYKQGLHDKAAKTVVVSTG; encoded by the coding sequence ATGACGACCGAGCCGCCGCCCCCGCCGGATGACGATCCGTTCAAGAAGAAGCCGTCGGACGAGGGCTCGTCCGGCGGGCAGCCGCCGCCCGGCGAGGGCCCGCCGTTCGATCCCACCCGCGGCAACGAGCCCCCGCCGGGCACCGGTTCCCCGTACGGCGCCACCCCGCCGCCACCGCCCTACGGCGGCGGTGACCCGTACGGCAGCGGTGGTGGTGACCCGTACGGCGGCGGCCCGTACGGCAACGACCCGCTGGCCGGGATGCCTCCGCTCGCCGACAGCGGCAAGCGCACGCTCGCGCGGATCATCGACATGATCCTCGTCGTCATCGTGGTGTGGCTGGTGACGTGGGCCTTCAACGTCAACGAGTACGACGTGGACACGGACAAGATCGACTACGGCAGGTCGTTCGGCCAGTCGCTGATCGCCGCGGTGCTCTACGTCGGCTACGACACCGTCATGACCGCCAGGGCGGGGCAGACCCTCGGCAAGAAGTGGCTGCACCTGCGGGTGGCGAACCTCGACAACGGCTCCACGCCCTCCGTGCAGACCTCGCTGGTCCGCGCGCTGGTCCTGTGGCTGCCGTTCGCGTTCTGCTGCGCGTGCATCTGGACGGCGATCGCGGGCGGTTGGAGCTTCTTCGACAAGCCCTACAAGCAGGGCCTGCACGACAAGGCGGCCA